The Mycolicibacterium aichiense region CCAGGTCGACGCACAGCGGTTCGAGCGCGGCGCGCATCGTGTCGACGACCAGCTGGTGTTCGTGGCGGTTCTTGCCGGACTCGGACAGTGCGGCACCGTTGGCCGCGTCGGCCTGCGGATCGGGCGATCGCGGAGCGGACCCGGCGAACGGCTGGCAGGTCACCACCTCACCGGAGCGGGCGACCAGCAGTTCGGGGCTGGCCCCCACCAGCGCCGTACCGGTGTGGTCACCACCCGCCACGGACAGGTCGGCCAGGTAGGCGCATGCTTCGGGGTCGGCGGCCACCAGCCGGTCCAGGATCGCTCGTGCGTCGAGTGGACCGTCGGCGACGAGGCGCAGTGCCCGCGCCAAAACGACCTTCTGCAAAGCACTTTCGGGCGCGCTCAGGCGATCCAGCGCGGCGCGGATTCGGGCGCGATGCTCCGCCGGCGCCGGCACCATCGCCTCGATCCGCACCGCGGGTAGTGGTGCTGTGGACCAGGACGGAAGGGCGTCGCCGAACGTCACCGTCATCGGCGTCATCAGCGCCGCCCTGCTCCGGATGTCGAACGGCAGCGCGCCGACCACCACGTCTGCCGACCCGTCGGCCAGCGCGGCCGCCGCTGCCGCGACGTCGTCGTACCCCGTCCGGATCCCCTCGGCGACGACTGTCCCGGCGGGGCCGCTCAGCACAAAGGACGGAAGGGTCATCACGTCCCGGTGACCGGCTCGCGGTGGCTGGTCAAGCCCAGCGCCGAGAGCTGTCGCAGGCCGTACTCGAATCCGCACACCGCAACAGAGGCCGCACCGAACCCGTAGCGCGCACCCTCACGCAGCGGCTGCTCCACCCAACGCGTCACCACCGAGCGGGAGAAGTGCCCGTGTCCGACGAACACCACGTCGCGGTCGACCATCCGCTCCAGCGCGTAGGACACCGCTTGGTCGGCACGCATGCTGACCTGGTCGACGCTCTCACCACCGGGGCAGCCGTAGGTCCACAGCAGCCAGCCCGGGGTGTCGGTGCGGATCTGGTGGGTCGTCAGGCCCTCGTAGTCGCCGTAATTCCACTCCGACAGCAGCGGCGACACGTCGTCCACCGTCAGCCCGGCCAGCTCGGCGGTCGCCAGGGCGCGCTGGCGAGGGCTGCTGACCACCAGCGGGTTGTCCAGGCCGAGGTGCTCGATCGTGTGCGCGGCCAGTTTGGCCTGCTCGCGCCCGTGCTCGGTGAGATCGAGGTCGGTGGTGCTGGTGTGCTGGCCGCTCTTGGACCATTCGGTCTCGCCGTGCCTCAGCAGGACCAACCGATGCGTACCGACACTCACGATCATTGATTCTGCCCGATGACCAGGCGCGCCGTGGCAGCCGGGACGTAACGGCGGCGAACCTGCAAGGATGGTCGGTGTGACCCGAGTATTGGCGGTGGCCAACCAGAAGGGTGGGGTGGCCAAGACAACCACGGTCGCGTCTCTTGGGGCGGCTTTCACCGATGCGGGCAAGCGTGTCTTGCTCGTCGACCTGGACCCGCAGGGGTGCCTGACGTTTTCGCTGGGCACCGATCCGGACAAGTTGCCGGTGTCGGTGCACGAGGTGCTGCTCGGCGATGTCGAGCCCAACGCGGCGCTGGTGGAGACGGCCGAAGGCATGACGCTGCTGCCGGCCAACATCGACCTTGCCGGTGCGGAAGCCATGCTGCTGATGCGCGCCGGACGTGAGTACGCCCTCAAGCGCGCGCTGGACAAGCTCGACCAATTCGACGTGGTGATCATCG contains the following coding sequences:
- a CDS encoding isochorismate synthase, coding for MTLPSFVLSGPAGTVVAEGIRTGYDDVAAAAAALADGSADVVVGALPFDIRSRAALMTPMTVTFGDALPSWSTAPLPAVRIEAMVPAPAEHRARIRAALDRLSAPESALQKVVLARALRLVADGPLDARAILDRLVAADPEACAYLADLSVAGGDHTGTALVGASPELLVARSGEVVTCQPFAGSAPRSPDPQADAANGAALSESGKNRHEHQLVVDTMRAALEPLCVDLEIAPQPQLSRTAALWHLSTPIRGRLRDTATTAIDLALALHPTPAVGGVPTAAAVDLIAQLEGDRGFYAGAVGWCDARGDGRWVVAIRGAQLSADRWGALAQAGGGIVAESDADDEVAETTTKFRTILSALGVQK
- a CDS encoding acid phosphatase translates to MSVGTHRLVLLRHGETEWSKSGQHTSTTDLDLTEHGREQAKLAAHTIEHLGLDNPLVVSSPRQRALATAELAGLTVDDVSPLLSEWNYGDYEGLTTHQIRTDTPGWLLWTYGCPGGESVDQVSMRADQAVSYALERMVDRDVVFVGHGHFSRSVVTRWVEQPLREGARYGFGAASVAVCGFEYGLRQLSALGLTSHREPVTGT